The genomic segment GTTCGGATAATCTATCTAATAACCCCAGTGCCTTGGCGCGCTCCCAGCCCAATGTACAGTAAAACTCTGATGGTCCTGTTGGAGGAGATCCCTCCAGTACGGCCTTAGCAACACAATTCATACAAATATCCGCCAGGTCGCAAGACTGACAAGGACCAGGCTTCCAGTCAAAGGAGTCCAGCATCTTAGGAATCGCATTATACCAACCATCGTTGACAGACCCTGAACAAAGGTCGTATTTTATGCTATCAAATTGGAGGCAAGGGTGTAGCCCACCATAAGGATCAATGTGAAATAATCCTTTTCCTATTCCGCACCTAAAAGGCTTCTCTTCAGACTTACTCATAGGTTGCCAATGTTCAGCCCTTGCCATCATCTCAGCCCAGCGAGTTGGATCTTCTAATTCAAGTTTAACAATTTCTTTTGGTGAAAGAATTACAGACTCCGGATACATGCCACCTTGTTCGTAGCAGCCAACTAAGTCAGTTCCCCAACAAAAAAGATCGCAATATTGTAAAGAAATATCTTTTATCGCATGAAATTCATCTTTGTTAAGGCGCGAAAATGTACCTTTGACCTGTAGGTGTATCTTTCTTTGCTTCAGCAGCTCAAGCGCGGTCTTAACTTTATGAAACATTCCATCGTTTCCAGTCACTCGCTTATAAGTATCTTCACATGCACCATAAAGGGTAGTTGAAATTAATGTCGGGGTCCATTCTGCGAAGAAATCCGCCAGATCCTCATCAATTAAGGATGCATTGGTGAATAAGCTGGTTAAGTACCCTTTCTTTTTCGCTACAACCCAGAGCTCCCGAAAATTTTTATATAGTAGAGGTTCTCCTCCTGTGAAAGTAACAGAAATGACACCCATTTCAGCACATTCATCAAGAATGCGATCCCAATCATTAAGCGTTAATTCTTGCTTTTGGATTAAGGTGTTCTCGTGAAGACAACAATAGCAATGTTTACAGGAAAAATTACATCGTCTGGTTATTTCGATGGTCATACCTGGTGTGAATTTCTCGGTATTTTTAGCAATACGATTCACCAGCTTACCAAGACTAATTTCACTAATATGACATACACTCATAATCAGACTCAATTATCAATCAGATCAAGGAAATCTCTATCGAAAAATTCTTTTACTAAGGGACCAATATCTTGATAAATTTTTTGTTCGGGGGAGTTATATTCCTCATGAAGAGCGGCAGCAAGTTCTCTTAATGTTATAAAATTCTCCAACTTACTCCACAGTACCGATGCTGTCTCATTTAATACATACACTTTTTGTAAATCGGCACCAGTTTGATTAATCGGAACTAAAAATGTTTCTCCAGCAACTTGTCTCTCTACTATCGAATCTTTCCGCTTAAAGGGTACGTCAATATTTTTCATATTCAGTCAATAAATTATGTCCAGTTTTGTTATAAAAGAAAATACTTTTACAAGTAATTAGATTCTAATAATAATCTTTCCTATGTAGAATATATAATTGGATAAAAATCAAGAGAAAAAACAGAACTACGTCACTTTACTGCTCCACCGTCATAAGATTTCCCGATAATTAGATAATCAGCAATTAAAATTCAACCACGTCAACCACAACAAATCCAAATCCAACCCCCACCGTCAAAAAAAATCGCACAACCAACCCCTTAATAACTAACCCCTAAGATTTAATACAAAAACCCAATTTTTCTATTTACTCCATAATAAGGATAGTGTTTAATGCCCCAGACTCAGGGATTGGTTAGTGAATAAGAAGTACTTTTACGCAGTATCAGTAACGTCACCTGATACTTCTTCAGAACTTAATGAAGGATGTTTCATTTCATGATCCA from the Desulfopila inferna genome contains:
- a CDS encoding PqqD family protein, producing MKNIDVPFKRKDSIVERQVAGETFLVPINQTGADLQKVYVLNETASVLWSKLENFITLRELAAALHEEYNSPEQKIYQDIGPLVKEFFDRDFLDLIDN
- a CDS encoding radical SAM protein, with translation MSVCHISEISLGKLVNRIAKNTEKFTPGMTIEITRRCNFSCKHCYCCLHENTLIQKQELTLNDWDRILDECAEMGVISVTFTGGEPLLYKNFRELWVVAKKKGYLTSLFTNASLIDEDLADFFAEWTPTLISTTLYGACEDTYKRVTGNDGMFHKVKTALELLKQRKIHLQVKGTFSRLNKDEFHAIKDISLQYCDLFCWGTDLVGCYEQGGMYPESVILSPKEIVKLELEDPTRWAEMMARAEHWQPMSKSEEKPFRCGIGKGLFHIDPYGGLHPCLQFDSIKYDLCSGSVNDGWYNAIPKMLDSFDWKPGPCQSCDLADICMNCVAKAVLEGSPPTGPSEFYCTLGWERAKALGLLDRLSELPEIMKQKTNEEL